In the Bradyrhizobium guangzhouense genome, one interval contains:
- the oxc gene encoding oxalyl-CoA decarboxylase, producing the protein MLNTATKSEAPGTEQELTDGFHLVIDALKLNGINTIYNVPGIPITDLGRMAQAAGIRVISFRHEQNAGYAAGIAGYLTKKPGVCLTVSAPGFLNGLTALAHATTNCYPMILVSGSSEREIVDLQQGDYEEMDQLAIAKPLCKAAYRVLHAQDIGIGFARAIRAAVSGRPGGVYLDLPAKLFGQVMNAEAGQKSLVKVIDAAPAQIPSPASVKRALDVLKSAKRPLIILGKGAAYAQADEEIKSFVEKSGVPFLPMSMAKGLLPDTHPQCAGAARSTVLKDSDVVMLIGARLNWLLSHGKGKSWGDQPKKFIQVDIEPKEMDSNVEIVAPVVGDIGSVVSAFNQAIGAGWTAPAEWTKAVSAKREENVAKMAPKLMNNKSPMDYHGALGVLKNVIKDHPEAILVNEGANTLDLARGVIDMYRPRKRLDVGTWGVMGIGMGQAIAAALETGHPVLAVEGDSAFGFSGMEVETICRYNLPICVVIFNNDGIYRGTDVNGANSDPATTVFVKGARYDKMMEAFGGVGVNATSPDELKRAVNEAMASRKPTVINAVIDPAAGSESGRIGNLNPQSVLQKKK; encoded by the coding sequence ATGCTGAACACCGCGACCAAGTCCGAAGCACCGGGCACCGAGCAGGAACTGACGGATGGCTTTCATCTCGTCATCGACGCGCTCAAGCTGAACGGCATCAACACCATCTATAATGTGCCGGGCATCCCGATCACGGATTTGGGCCGCATGGCGCAGGCCGCCGGCATTCGCGTGATCTCCTTCCGACACGAGCAGAACGCCGGCTACGCCGCGGGCATCGCCGGCTATCTCACCAAGAAGCCCGGCGTCTGTCTCACGGTCTCCGCGCCCGGCTTCCTCAACGGTCTCACCGCGCTCGCCCATGCCACCACCAACTGCTACCCGATGATCCTGGTCTCGGGCTCCTCCGAGCGCGAGATCGTCGACCTGCAGCAGGGCGACTATGAAGAGATGGACCAGCTCGCGATCGCCAAGCCGCTGTGCAAGGCGGCCTATCGCGTGCTGCATGCCCAGGACATCGGTATCGGCTTTGCCCGCGCCATCCGCGCCGCGGTCTCGGGCCGTCCGGGCGGCGTCTATCTCGACCTGCCGGCAAAACTGTTCGGACAGGTGATGAACGCCGAGGCCGGCCAGAAGTCGCTGGTCAAGGTGATCGACGCGGCGCCCGCACAGATCCCCTCGCCCGCTTCGGTCAAGCGCGCGCTTGATGTTTTGAAGAGCGCAAAACGTCCGCTCATCATCCTCGGCAAGGGCGCGGCCTACGCGCAGGCCGACGAGGAGATCAAGAGCTTCGTCGAGAAGAGCGGCGTGCCGTTCCTCCCCATGAGCATGGCCAAGGGTCTGCTCCCCGACACGCATCCGCAATGCGCCGGTGCCGCCCGCTCGACCGTGCTGAAGGATTCCGACGTCGTCATGCTGATCGGCGCGCGGCTGAACTGGCTGCTCTCGCACGGCAAGGGCAAGAGCTGGGGCGATCAGCCGAAGAAGTTCATCCAGGTCGACATCGAGCCGAAGGAAATGGACTCCAACGTCGAGATCGTCGCGCCCGTCGTCGGCGACATCGGCTCTGTCGTCTCCGCCTTCAACCAGGCGATCGGTGCGGGCTGGACCGCGCCGGCCGAATGGACCAAGGCTGTCTCGGCCAAGCGCGAAGAGAACGTCGCGAAAATGGCGCCGAAGCTCATGAACAACAAGTCGCCGATGGACTATCACGGCGCGCTCGGCGTGCTGAAGAACGTGATCAAGGATCACCCCGAGGCGATCCTCGTCAACGAAGGCGCCAACACGCTCGACCTCGCTCGCGGCGTCATCGACATGTACCGCCCGCGCAAGCGTCTCGACGTCGGCACCTGGGGCGTGATGGGCATCGGCATGGGCCAGGCGATCGCGGCTGCGCTCGAGACCGGTCACCCCGTGCTCGCGGTGGAAGGCGACTCGGCGTTCGGCTTCTCCGGCATGGAGGTCGAGACCATCTGCCGCTACAATCTGCCGATCTGCGTCGTCATCTTCAACAATGACGGCATCTATCGCGGCACCGACGTCAACGGCGCGAACTCCGATCCCGCGACCACGGTGTTCGTCAAGGGCGCGCGCTACGACAAGATGATGGAAGCCTTCGGCGGCGTCGGCGTGAACGCCACCTCGCCCGACGAGCTCAAGCGCGCCGTGAACGAGGCGATGGCGTCGCGCAAGCCGACGGTGATCAACGCGGTGATCGATCCGGCGGCGGGCTCGGAGAGCGGCCGCATCGGCAACCTCAATCCGCAGAGCGTTCTGCAGAAGAAGAAGTAA
- a CDS encoding GntR family transcriptional regulator codes for MAEADIAIVRIAPESSFKNKAYDALKEAILKMDIYSTPEPVMLDERALSERLGVSRTPIREAIAMLEQDGFVKTVPRRGIMVVRRTKSEIVDMIRAWAALESMAARLITTTARKKDITALRDYFKDFGKDRLPEDHVEEYSKANIAFHQALISLSESPVLVDLTNDLLLHVRGYRQLTIGRKDRTATSLPEHLGMIEALEARDTELAEKRARDHTLGLAAYVEAHGQELFT; via the coding sequence ATGGCCGAGGCAGACATCGCAATCGTTCGTATTGCCCCGGAGAGCAGCTTCAAGAACAAGGCGTATGACGCCTTGAAGGAAGCCATCCTCAAGATGGACATCTACTCGACGCCGGAGCCTGTCATGCTGGACGAGCGTGCGCTTTCGGAACGGCTGGGTGTCAGCCGCACGCCGATCCGCGAAGCGATCGCGATGCTCGAGCAGGACGGTTTCGTGAAGACCGTGCCGCGCCGCGGCATTATGGTGGTGCGCCGGACCAAGAGCGAGATCGTCGACATGATCCGCGCCTGGGCGGCGCTTGAGAGCATGGCGGCGCGCCTCATCACCACCACCGCGCGCAAGAAGGACATCACGGCGCTGCGCGACTATTTCAAGGATTTTGGCAAGGACCGCCTGCCCGAGGATCACGTCGAGGAATATTCCAAGGCCAACATCGCCTTCCACCAGGCGCTGATCTCGCTGTCGGAATCCCCCGTCCTGGTCGACCTCACCAACGACCTTTTGCTGCACGTGCGCGGCTATCGGCAGCTGACGATCGGGCGCAAGGACCGCACCGCGACGTCGCTGCCCGAGCATCTCGGCATGATCGAAGCGCTCGAGGCGCGCGACACCGAGCTCGCCGAGAAGCGCGCTCGCGACCACACCCTCGGCCTCGCCGCTTACGTCGAAGCGCACGGCCAGGAACTGTTTACGTAA
- the frc gene encoding formyl-CoA transferase, protein MTKALEGVRILDFTHVQSGPTCTQLLAWFGADVIKVERPGVGDITRGQLQDIPNVDSLYFTMLNHNKRSITLDTKNPKGKEVLTELIKKCDVLVENFGPGVLDRMGFPWEKIQAINPKMIVASIKGFGPGPYEDCKVYENVAQCTGGAASTTGFRDGLPLVTGAQIGDSGTGLHLALGIVTALYQRTHSGKGQRVTAAMQDGVLNLARVKLRDQQRLAHGPLKEYSQFGEGIPFGDAVPRAGNDSGGGQPGRILKCKGWETDPNAYIYFITQAPVWEKICDVIGEPSWKTDPNYAKPAARLPRLNEIFARIEQWTMTKTKFEAMEILNKDDIPCGPILSMKEIAEDQSLRATGTVVEVDHPTRGKYISVGNPIKLSDSPSDVTRSPLLGEHTDEILRAVLGFSDHQVAEIHKSGALDPPQKQAAE, encoded by the coding sequence ATGACCAAAGCGCTCGAGGGCGTTCGCATTCTCGATTTCACCCACGTTCAGTCAGGACCGACCTGCACGCAGTTGCTGGCCTGGTTCGGCGCCGACGTGATCAAGGTGGAGCGCCCGGGCGTGGGTGACATCACCCGCGGCCAGCTGCAGGACATCCCGAACGTGGACAGCCTGTATTTCACCATGCTCAACCACAACAAGCGTTCGATCACGCTCGACACCAAGAACCCGAAGGGCAAGGAAGTCCTCACCGAGCTGATCAAGAAGTGCGACGTGCTGGTCGAGAATTTCGGCCCCGGCGTGCTCGACCGCATGGGCTTCCCCTGGGAGAAGATCCAGGCCATCAACCCGAAGATGATCGTCGCGTCGATCAAGGGCTTCGGCCCCGGCCCCTACGAAGACTGCAAGGTCTATGAGAACGTCGCGCAGTGCACCGGCGGCGCCGCCTCCACCACCGGCTTCCGCGACGGCCTTCCCCTCGTCACCGGCGCGCAGATCGGCGACAGCGGCACCGGCCTGCATCTGGCGCTCGGCATCGTCACCGCGCTGTACCAGCGCACGCATTCGGGCAAGGGCCAGCGCGTCACGGCCGCGATGCAGGACGGCGTGCTCAACCTCGCCCGCGTCAAGCTGCGCGACCAGCAGCGCCTCGCCCACGGACCCCTGAAGGAATACAGCCAGTTCGGCGAAGGCATTCCGTTCGGCGATGCCGTGCCGCGCGCCGGCAACGATTCCGGCGGTGGCCAGCCCGGCCGCATCCTGAAATGCAAGGGCTGGGAGACCGATCCCAACGCCTACATCTACTTCATCACCCAGGCCCCGGTCTGGGAGAAGATCTGCGACGTGATCGGTGAGCCCTCGTGGAAGACCGATCCGAACTACGCCAAGCCCGCAGCCCGCCTGCCGCGCCTGAACGAGATCTTCGCCCGCATCGAGCAGTGGACGATGACGAAGACCAAGTTCGAGGCGATGGAGATCCTCAACAAGGACGACATCCCCTGCGGCCCGATCCTGTCGATGAAGGAGATCGCTGAGGACCAGTCGCTGCGCGCGACCGGCACCGTGGTCGAAGTCGACCACCCCACCCGCGGCAAGTACATCTCGGTCGGCAACCCGATCAAGCTGTCGGACAGCCCGAGCGACGTCACCCGCTCGCCGCTGCTCGGCGAGCACACCGACGAGATCCTGCGCGCCGTGCTCGGCTTCTCGGATCATCAGGTCGCCGAGATCCACAAGTCGGGCGCGCTCGATCCGCCGCAGAAGCAGGCCGCCGAGTAA
- a CDS encoding acetate--CoA ligase family protein: protein MSNSKDVVRKVLDQVKADKRTSLTAPEGKVVCDAYGIPVPKEGVAKSAGEAGKMASSMGFPVVMKIVSPDILHKTEAGGVIVGVKTAEDAEKAYETILGNARKYKADAKIEGIQVQQMLAGGTEVIVGSITDGSFGKLVAFGLGGVLVEVLKDITFRLAPATKEDALSMLDGIQAHEILKGVRGGEPVNRAALADVIVKVSQLVTDFPEIVELDLNPVFATAKDAVAADVRIVVDFAYKPKPKPRPTEEIVAAMSRIMQPKAVAVVGASAEDGKIGNSVMKNLINGGYKGEIYPIHPKAAEILGYKAYKSVKDVPGVIDTAVFAIPAKFVAAALTECGEKKIPGAVLIPSGFAEAGAPELQAEIVEVGKKYDIRLMGPNIYGFYYTPANLCATFCTAYDVKGHAALSSQSGGIGMAIIGFSRSAKMGVSAIVGLGNKSDIDEDDLLAFFEQDPNTNLIAQHCEDLKDGRAFAEAAKRVSKKKPVVVLKAGRTSAGAKAASSHTGALAGNDKIYEDVLAQSGVIRARSLRQLLEFARGVPVLPTPKGENVLIITGAGGSGVLLSDSCVDNGLSLMSMPPDLDAAFRKFIPPFGAAGNPVDITGGEPPITYVNTVKLGLSDERIHSLILGYWHTIVTPPMVFARNMVEVKKEMEAKGFVKPIVASLAGDVEVEEAAEYLYQNGIPAYAYSTELPVEVLGAKYKWARGAGLL from the coding sequence ATGTCCAATTCCAAAGACGTCGTCCGCAAGGTCCTTGACCAGGTCAAGGCCGACAAACGCACCAGCCTGACCGCCCCCGAAGGCAAGGTGGTCTGCGACGCCTACGGCATTCCGGTGCCGAAAGAGGGCGTGGCGAAGTCGGCCGGCGAGGCCGGCAAGATGGCGTCGTCGATGGGATTCCCGGTGGTGATGAAAATCGTCTCGCCGGACATTCTCCATAAGACCGAGGCGGGCGGTGTCATAGTCGGCGTCAAGACGGCCGAAGACGCCGAGAAGGCCTATGAGACCATTCTTGGCAATGCCAGGAAGTACAAGGCCGATGCCAAGATCGAGGGCATCCAGGTGCAGCAGATGCTGGCCGGCGGCACAGAGGTCATCGTCGGCTCGATCACCGACGGCTCGTTCGGCAAGCTGGTCGCCTTCGGTCTCGGCGGCGTGCTGGTCGAGGTCTTGAAGGACATCACCTTCCGCCTCGCGCCCGCGACCAAGGAAGACGCACTGTCGATGCTCGATGGCATCCAGGCGCACGAGATTCTCAAGGGGGTTCGCGGCGGCGAGCCAGTGAACCGTGCAGCACTTGCCGACGTCATCGTCAAGGTCTCGCAGCTCGTCACCGACTTCCCTGAGATCGTCGAGCTCGACCTCAACCCTGTGTTCGCCACCGCCAAGGACGCCGTTGCCGCCGACGTTCGCATCGTCGTCGACTTCGCCTACAAGCCCAAGCCGAAGCCGCGTCCGACCGAAGAGATCGTTGCGGCCATGAGCCGCATCATGCAGCCGAAGGCAGTCGCTGTGGTCGGCGCTTCCGCCGAGGATGGCAAGATCGGCAACTCCGTGATGAAGAACCTCATCAACGGCGGCTACAAGGGCGAGATCTATCCGATCCATCCGAAGGCGGCCGAGATCCTCGGCTATAAGGCCTACAAGAGCGTGAAGGATGTGCCCGGCGTGATCGACACGGCCGTGTTCGCGATCCCCGCGAAGTTCGTGGCCGCCGCGCTCACCGAATGCGGTGAGAAGAAGATTCCGGGCGCGGTGCTGATCCCGTCCGGCTTCGCTGAGGCCGGCGCGCCGGAGCTGCAAGCGGAGATCGTCGAGGTCGGCAAGAAGTACGACATCCGCCTGATGGGGCCGAACATCTACGGCTTCTATTATACGCCGGCGAACCTCTGTGCGACCTTCTGCACGGCCTATGACGTCAAGGGCCACGCGGCGCTGTCCTCCCAGTCGGGCGGCATCGGCATGGCGATCATCGGCTTTTCGCGCTCGGCCAAGATGGGCGTCTCCGCGATCGTCGGCCTCGGCAACAAGTCCGACATCGACGAGGACGATCTGCTCGCTTTCTTCGAGCAGGATCCGAACACCAACCTGATCGCGCAGCACTGCGAGGACCTCAAGGATGGCCGCGCCTTCGCGGAAGCCGCCAAACGGGTCTCCAAGAAGAAGCCGGTCGTCGTGCTCAAGGCCGGCCGCACCTCGGCCGGCGCCAAGGCCGCCTCGTCGCACACCGGCGCGCTCGCCGGCAACGACAAGATCTATGAGGACGTGCTGGCGCAGTCCGGCGTGATCCGCGCCCGCAGCCTGCGGCAGCTGCTCGAATTCGCCCGCGGCGTGCCGGTACTGCCGACGCCGAAGGGCGAGAACGTGCTGATCATCACCGGTGCCGGCGGCTCGGGCGTGCTGCTGTCGGACTCCTGCGTCGACAACGGCCTGTCGCTGATGTCGATGCCGCCGGATCTCGATGCGGCCTTCCGCAAGTTCATCCCGCCGTTCGGCGCGGCCGGAAATCCTGTGGATATCACCGGCGGCGAGCCGCCGATCACCTACGTCAATACGGTGAAGCTCGGCCTGTCGGATGAGCGCATCCATTCGCTGATCCTCGGCTACTGGCACACCATCGTCACGCCGCCGATGGTGTTCGCCCGCAACATGGTCGAGGTGAAGAAGGAGATGGAGGCCAAGGGCTTCGTGAAGCCGATCGT